In one window of Balaenoptera musculus isolate JJ_BM4_2016_0621 chromosome 10, mBalMus1.pri.v3, whole genome shotgun sequence DNA:
- the PHLDA1 gene encoding pleckstrin homology-like domain family A member 1 → MRRALAAECLSELGFPPRRGRQEPPFPLGVTRGWEGWPIQKRREGAQPEPFRERSQEDGRGPAARSSRTLWRIRTRLPCCPDPEEPPPPPPLCFLRVSLFCALRAGGRGSRWGEDGARLLLPPPARAAGRGETEPSGGPPYAGRMLESSGCKALKEGVLEKRSDGLLQLWKKKCCILTEEGLLLIPPKQLQHQQQQPGQGPVEPSQPGGPAVGSLEPPVKLKELHFSNMKTVDCVERKGKYMYFTVVMAEGKEIDFRCPQDQGWNAEITLQMVQYKNRQAILAVKSTRQKQQHLVQQQPPQPQLQPQSHPQAPPQPQPQPQPQPKPQPQPQPQPQPQPQPQPQPLHPYPHPHLRSHPHPHPHPLPLSQPHGQRLLRSTSNSA, encoded by the coding sequence ATGAGGCGTGCGCTGGCGGCGGAGTGCCTTTCGGAGCTGGGCTTTCCCCCGCGGCGCGGGCGCCAGGAGCCGCCTTTTCCGCTGGGTGTCActcgggggtgggagggatggccCATTCAAAAGCGCCGCGAGGGGGCCCAGCCAGAGCCCTTCCGTGAGCGCTCGCAAGAGGACGGCAGAGGCCCGGCGGCTCGCAGCTCCCGGACCTTGTGGCGCATCAGGACGCGGCTGCCCTGCTGCCCGGACCCCGaggagccgccgccgcctccgccgctCTGCTTCCTGCGCGTTAGCCTCTTCTGCGCGCTCCGGGCGGGCGGCCGCGGGAGCCGTTGGGGCGAGGACGGCGCGCGCCTGCTGCTGCCGCCCCCGGCCCGGGCGGCTGGAAGAGGAGAGACCGAGCCGAGCGGCGGCCCCCCCTATGCCGGGAGGATGTTGGAGAGCAGCGGCTGCAAGGCGCTGAAGGAGGGTGTGTTGGAGAAGCGCAGCGACGGGTTGCTGCAGCTCTGGAAGAAAAAGTGCTGTATCCTCACTGAGGAGGGGCTGCTGCTCATCCCGCCCAAACAACTGcaacaccagcagcagcagcccgGGCAGGGGCCGGTCGAGCCATCCCAGCCCGGAGGCCCCGCTGTGGGCAGCCTCGAGCCGCCCGTCAAGCTGAAGGAATTGCACTTTTCCAACATGAAGACCGTGGACTGCGTGGAGCGCAAAGGCAAGTATATGTACTTCACTGTGGTGATGGCCGAGGGCAAGGAAATCGACTTTCGGTGCCCgcaggaccagggctggaacgCGGAGATCACGCTGCAGATGGTGCAGTACAAGAATCGTCAGGCCATCCTGGCGGTCAAGTCCACGCGGCAGAAGCAGCAGCACCTGGTCCAGCAGCAGCCGCCGCAGCCGCAGCTTCAGCCCCAGTCCCACCCCCAAGCCCCGCCGCAGCCACAGCCGCAGCCGCAACCCCAACCCAAGCcccagccgcagccgcagccgcagccgcagccgcagccgcagccgcagccgcagccgctcCATCCGTATCCGCATCCGCACTTGCGTTCGCACCCACATCCGCACCCGCACCCACTACCGCTCTCGCAGCCGCACGGCCAGCGGCTTCTCCGTAGCACCTCCAACTCTGCCTGA